TCTGTGAACGTGTCATCTTTACCGTTACCGGTAAAATGTATGAAATAAACGTCTCACGCTATTAATCCGTCATTAATAATATGGTCAAGGTATATTAGTTATGAACAGCACGAAACGTACCCCGCTTTATAGCGAGCACCTCAAATTGGGCGCTAAAATGGTGGAGTTTGGCGGCTGGGAAATGCCCCTCCATTACCCTCAGGGTATCCTATCCGAACATCTGGCAACCCGAAAATGCGGCGGGCTCTTCGACATCTCACACATGGGAAGGTTCCGCATCAGCGGCCGCAATGCTCTGTCCTTCCTGCAGTATGTCGTGACCAGCAACGCCGCGGCCTTGCTGCCGGGAACAGCTCAATATACCATGCTGCCCAGTGAAACGGGGGGTGCCATAGACGACGGGTACCTGTATTGTGTCGATGAGTATGATTACCTGCTGGTCGTGAACGCGGCCAATACGGAGCAAGACTGGCAGTGGCTGCAGAAATATGTCCCTAAATTCCCCGATTTAATTCTGGAGGACGTTACCGCCCAGGTTGCCATGCTGGCACTGCAGGGCCCAAAAACAAAGGCCGTGCTGGAGGCCGTCCTCGGCGATAAAACCAAAATCCCGGAGCCAATCTGGAACCACCTGACCAGCAGTGAATTCATGGGCACTTCTATTACTATCGCCAGGACCGGATACACCGGCGAACCGCTTGGTTTTGAACTGTTTCCACCCGCCAGTATAGCGGTTTCGCTCTGGCACAAATTGCTGGAGGCCGGCAATGAACATGGTATCGTGCCGGTGGGACTGGGGGCCAGGGATACGTTAAGGCTGGAAGCCGGTTTCCCTCTCTATGGGCACGAACTCGGGACCGACGCCGACGGAAAAGAGATACCCGTATTCGCCGTGCCGGCAGCCCGTTTTGCCGTCAGTTTCAGCCCGGTCAAAGGGGAATTTATCGGGCGCGAGATACTGCTCCGGCAGTTCCAGGAAGTAAAACTCCGGTGCGAAGGCAGACTGGATGCACCCAGAGATGAGCTGCTCGTTCCCAGAAGCATTTACCTGATGTCTCTGCTGGGCGAAGGCGTGGCCAGGGCCGGCAATCCGGTGCTGGTCGATGGCAAAAACGTTGGGAATGTTACCAGCGGCACGGTGATACCCTACCTGAAATTCGAAGGTCTAGGTACAATGTCCAGGCCCGGTGATGAATCCGCACGCCGGATGCTCTGTCTGGCCTATCTCGATGCGGATTTACCCGAGGGGCAGAAAGCAGAGGTCATCGTTCGGGACAGGCCGGTTAACGCGGTCATCGTCCGCAGACACATTGGTCGTGAGGCGCCACCTTACACCCGACCCCTGTTTCCCGACAATGCGGACGAAAATGCTTCGGCAAAGGACGAAAAGGCAGTGGAAGAACTGGCGGTGAACCTGGTGCAAAGGGCCAACGACAATACCGTTTGGCGACAGCAGCATACCGTCAACCTGATACCATCGGAGCAGACCGCATCGCCGCTGGTGAAGTTGCTGACCATCGCCGACCCATCCGGCAGGTACGCCGAACACCGCAAAGTGGAAGCGCTGGGAAATCTTGAAACTTTTTATTATCAGGGCACCAAGTTCATTGCCGAGGTGGAGAAGGAAGTACAGGAGCAATTGAAAAAGTTCCTCGGCTGCTCTGAAGTGGAAGCGAGGCTTATCAGCGGCCAGATGGCCAATGCCACCACCTACAGCGGCATTATGGACTACCTGAACCGGGCGGACAGACATACCGAGCCGAGGAGAATAAGATACGTCATGAACCACCATATCGGGCGGGGTGGTCACTTAAGCGCCCAGACCATGGGCGCGCTGAGGGACTTCGTTTCCATTGACCCGGTTACCGACCGATGGGCGGTGGTCAACTTCCCCATTCTTCCCGAAAATCCGTATCAGATAGACATTGCCAGAACCGCGGAACTCATTGCCAGGTACCAGCCGGAACTGTTTATCTTTGGCAAGAGCATGGCCCTGCACCGCGAGCCGGTTAAAGAAATAGCCCGGATAATCGCTGATATAAAGCCGAAGCCAATCATCTTGTATGACGCCGCCCATGTCCTCGGCCTGTTCGGCCCTTACTTCCAGGAGCCATTGAATGAAGGTGCCGATATCGTAACCGCCTCCACGCACAAGACGTTCTTCGGCACGCAGCGTGGAATCATTGCCAGCAATATGAGTCAGGATTCTGATTACGCTGAACTCTGGGATAGCATCGTACGACGAGCCTTCCCCGGCAGTGTCAGCAACCATCACCTCGGCACCCTGCTCGGACTGCTCATGGCCGCCTACGAAATGAACACCTACGGGCGCGATTACCAGCGCCAGGTGCTGGCCAATGCCAGGGCTTTTGCCCAAGCCCTGAAAAAACGGGGGCTTCAGGTTGAGGGAGACCCTGCGGTTAACTATACGGAGACGCACCAGGTTGTCCTGCGCGTCGGTTATGCCCGCGGTGTGGAGATGGCGGAACGGTTGGAGAAAAACAACATCATCGTCAACTTCCAGGCGCTGCCCGATGATGAGGGCTTCACCGCCAGCAGCGGACTGAGAACCGGCGTCCAGGAGATGACCCGCTTCGGCATGGAGGAATCAGATTTCGCCGAGCTGGCGGATTACATGGCTGCGGTCATTCTTGAAGAAAAGAACATTGCCGATGAGGTAGCCCGCTTCCGGCAGAGATTCACCACCATGCGTTACTGTCTGCCCGAGGAAAAGGCCAGACCGCTCATTGATAAAATGCTCGGCAGTCTGTTAAAATTATAAGGTCCCTGTACCGCAAAATTTGAAGAGGTGATTGTCCATGCCCAGTGTTCCATATCAAGAATTGAAACCGCCGCAACGGATTCTTCTCGGCCCCGGCCCCAGCAATGTCCACCCCCGCGTCCAGCAGGCTATGATGGCGCCCATCCTCGGGCACATGGACCCATATTTTTACACCGTTATGGAGGACAATATGAGCCTCCTGCGCTACCTTTTCCAGACCAAGAACGCACTCACCTTCCCCATCTCAGCCACCGGTTCGGCGGGGATGGAGGCCGGCTTATGTAACTTTCTGGAGCCGGGTGACGTTGCCGTTATCGCGAATAACGGGTTCTTTGCCGAGCGAATGATAAACATCGCCTCGCGCTGCGGCGCGGACATAGTCCAGCTGAATGCCGAGTGGGGTCGCATCATCGAGCCAGAGGCAATCGAAGCCGCCTTTAAATCCCGGAAAAAGGTGAAACTGCTGGCGCTGGTCCATGCCGAGACCTCCACTGGCGTTCTCCAACCTCTTGCTGAAGCTGCTCAACTAGCCAAAGAGCATGATGCTCTATTTCTGGTGGATGCCGTTACGTCTTTGGGTGGGCATGAACTGGCCATAGATGATTGGGGCATTGATATCTGCTATAGCTGTTCTCAGAAGTGTATCAGCTGCCCGCCCGGACTGGCTCCCTTCACCGTCAATCAGAAGGCCATGGACACGCTCAAGAACCGCTCCCGCGATGTGCACAGCTACTATTTTGACCTCTCTTTGCTGGCCAAATACTGGATAAGAGACGGCGGTCGTGCCTATCATCATACCGCGCCCGCCTGCATGTTCTACGCCCTGCACGAGGCGCTGGTGCACATTGCTGAGGAAGGTCTGGAAGCGCGCATCCAGCGCCACCTGAAACATGGAACAGCGCTTAAAGCCGGCCTCGAAGCAATGGGGCTTGCCTTACACGCCCAGCCCGGCCACCGCC
The Chloroflexota bacterium genome window above contains:
- the gcvT gene encoding glycine cleavage system aminomethyltransferase GcvT, translated to MNSTKRTPLYSEHLKLGAKMVEFGGWEMPLHYPQGILSEHLATRKCGGLFDISHMGRFRISGRNALSFLQYVVTSNAAALLPGTAQYTMLPSETGGAIDDGYLYCVDEYDYLLVVNAANTEQDWQWLQKYVPKFPDLILEDVTAQVAMLALQGPKTKAVLEAVLGDKTKIPEPIWNHLTSSEFMGTSITIARTGYTGEPLGFELFPPASIAVSLWHKLLEAGNEHGIVPVGLGARDTLRLEAGFPLYGHELGTDADGKEIPVFAVPAARFAVSFSPVKGEFIGREILLRQFQEVKLRCEGRLDAPRDELLVPRSIYLMSLLGEGVARAGNPVLVDGKNVGNVTSGTVIPYLKFEGLGTMSRPGDESARRMLCLAYLDADLPEGQKAEVIVRDRPVNAVIVRRHIGREAPPYTRPLFPDNADENASAKDEKAVEELAVNLVQRANDNTVWRQQHTVNLIPSEQTASPLVKLLTIADPSGRYAEHRKVEALGNLETFYYQGTKFIAEVEKEVQEQLKKFLGCSEVEARLISGQMANATTYSGIMDYLNRADRHTEPRRIRYVMNHHIGRGGHLSAQTMGALRDFVSIDPVTDRWAVVNFPILPENPYQIDIARTAELIARYQPELFIFGKSMALHREPVKEIARIIADIKPKPIILYDAAHVLGLFGPYFQEPLNEGADIVTASTHKTFFGTQRGIIASNMSQDSDYAELWDSIVRRAFPGSVSNHHLGTLLGLLMAAYEMNTYGRDYQRQVLANARAFAQALKKRGLQVEGDPAVNYTETHQVVLRVGYARGVEMAERLEKNNIIVNFQALPDDEGFTASSGLRTGVQEMTRFGMEESDFAELADYMAAVILEEKNIADEVARFRQRFTTMRYCLPEEKARPLIDKMLGSLLKL
- a CDS encoding alanine--glyoxylate aminotransferase family protein; its protein translation is MPSVPYQELKPPQRILLGPGPSNVHPRVQQAMMAPILGHMDPYFYTVMEDNMSLLRYLFQTKNALTFPISATGSAGMEAGLCNFLEPGDVAVIANNGFFAERMINIASRCGADIVQLNAEWGRIIEPEAIEAAFKSRKKVKLLALVHAETSTGVLQPLAEAAQLAKEHDALFLVDAVTSLGGHELAIDDWGIDICYSCSQKCISCPPGLAPFTVNQKAMDTLKNRSRDVHSYYFDLSLLAKYWIRDGGRAYHHTAPACMFYALHEALVHIAEEGLEARIQRHLKHGTALKAGLEAMGLALHAQPGHRLSTLTTVRIPEGIDDARIRQRLLSDYSIEIGGGLGVLKGKIWRIGLMGYSSSEQNILLFLSALDKLLAEEGYRTETGAGITAAMKSLRG